Within the Candidatus Izemoplasma sp. genome, the region GCTAAAATGAAAGCAAATACGGTAAAATATATTGCTGTTTTAACCGTTGTTTTAGTCACTGAATAAATAAAGGTAAACATGAGAATTACAGCACCAACCATACCTGGAATCCATAGGATTATTGGTAACTCTCCAGCCAATAATTGATAACCGATGAAAATTCCTAGAAAAAAGACAAGTAATGTGTATAACAATGTCCCTTTATAGTTCTTTTGCGTATGAAGTATAAACAATATACAAAACAGCCATTCAGCAAAAGCAGTATATGTTCTAGGTATGTTAATAAATATATCATCCACTATAATTGTCCTCCTAAGTACTTAGTCAAGGCTGTTTTAAATCCTTTTTTACGTGGCCTACTAATTTTCAACTCATTACCCATAACTTGTGCATAATCCTTTTTAACTCCATCAACCTTATCAAGATTAACGATATAACAACTATTTATACGATAATAATTATACTCTTTCAGTTTGGTTTGCATTTCCTTAAGTGTTGTATTTAAAACATACTCTTTCTCATCTATTGTGTGGATGATGACCTGATGTTTTATACTCTCCATATACCCTATATTTGAGGCGGAAACTTTGGCGATACCTTCAATAGTCGGCAAAACAAGATAATATTCCTTGCGCGATTTTATTTGTTGAACAGACTTTTCAATCTCTCGCCTAAAAGCAAAATACTCAACTGGTTTAAGCAAATAACTTAGTGCATTTACAGCATAACCTTTCACGGCGAATTTTGTCATGTTTGTTATAAATATAAGAACTACAGATGGATCAATTTCTCTGATTTTTTCTGCAGCTGTCATACCATTCATCCTTTTCATTTCTATGTCCATTAAGATGATATCGAATTCAGCTTCATATTGATCTACTATTTCATCCCCATCAGAAAAAACTGAGATGATAAAGGTATCATCACTTTCATTATCATATTTTCTAATAAATTCTTTAATTTTGATTTGGCTCTCATGATTGTCTTCAACAACTGCGATATTTATTTTCATATTATCACTTCTTTACTTAACAAACGATCAGCTAATTTTAAAGCCTCAATGATTGTATCATCCATATCAAAATATTTGTAAAGACCTAAGCGGCCACCAAAAAATACATTATTTTCTCTGTTCGCTAAATCCTTATATTTGTTATAAATCTTATTGTTATTGTCATCATTTATAGGATAATAGGCTTCCATCCCACTCTGATAATCTAATGGATATTCTTTCGTAATTACCGTTTTAGGTTGAGAATGATCTTCACCAAAAAACTTATGTTCCACAATTCTAGTGAAAGGCACTTCTTTTTCCGTATAGTTTACAACAGCATTCCCTTGAAAATTATCTGTATCTAGCCATTCAGTCTCAAAGCGTAAACTGCGATAATCTAATGCTCCAAACTTTTGATTAAAATAGTCATCTATTTTACCTGTATAGATAATGTTCTTAGCCATTTTTTCATACTTGTCTTTCTCATCAAGGAAATCTATATTTAATGACACTTCAATGTTTTCAAGTAATTTTTCTATTAATTCTGTGTACCCATTCACAGGAATTCCTTGGTACAAATCATTAAAATAATTTGAGTTATAAGTAAATCTTAACGGTAATCGTTCTATAATTTTAGTTGGTAGTTCAGTCGCTTTACGTCCCCAT harbors:
- the glf gene encoding UDP-galactopyranose mutase: MTNKQKYDFLIVGSGLFGAVFAHEASKQGYTCKVIEKRDHLAGNIYTKSIDGINIHQYGPHIFHTNDEKIWKYVTDKVSMHPFINQPLARYQDQIYSLPFSMRTFYELFNTKTPEEAKKKIEEETMPYIKEKYLNLEEKALSLVGKTIYERLIKGYTEKQWGRKATELPTKIIERLPLRFTYNSNYFNDLYQGIPVNGYTELIEKLLENIEVSLNIDFLDEKDKYEKMAKNIIYTGKIDDYFNQKFGALDYRSLRFETEWLDTDNFQGNAVVNYTEKEVPFTRIVEHKFFGEDHSQPKTVITKEYPLDYQSGMEAYYPINDDNNNKIYNKYKDLANRENNVFFGGRLGLYKYFDMDDTIIEALKLADRLLSKEVII
- a CDS encoding LytTR family DNA-binding domain-containing protein, producing the protein MKINIAVVEDNHESQIKIKEFIRKYDNESDDTFIISVFSDGDEIVDQYEAEFDIILMDIEMKRMNGMTAAEKIREIDPSVVLIFITNMTKFAVKGYAVNALSYLLKPVEYFAFRREIEKSVQQIKSRKEYYLVLPTIEGIAKVSASNIGYMESIKHQVIIHTIDEKEYVLNTTLKEMQTKLKEYNYYRINSCYIVNLDKVDGVKKDYAQVMGNELKISRPRKKGFKTALTKYLGGQL